Proteins from one Leptonema illini DSM 21528 genomic window:
- a CDS encoding LPXTG cell wall anchor domain-containing protein produces MSLRERIRAILLSPAPPLFALIWPAIAVFLYLSFLGDAGYLTYRDRKNELEHLQASIDDLKQEYRDLNDRFLYADDTPAITRSEEIVLFKFENLPARIPTSTDSVSSIEKNRLFFLFLAVFIELGAVLLYLKRRKTEV; encoded by the coding sequence ATGAGTTTACGCGAACGCATACGGGCAATTCTGCTCTCGCCGGCACCGCCGCTTTTCGCGCTGATCTGGCCTGCCATCGCCGTCTTTCTCTATCTGTCGTTTCTCGGTGATGCCGGATATCTGACCTACAGAGATCGCAAAAACGAGCTGGAACATCTTCAGGCCAGCATCGACGATCTGAAGCAGGAATACAGAGATCTGAACGATCGTTTTCTGTATGCCGACGATACGCCGGCGATCACGCGAAGCGAAGAGATCGTGCTCTTCAAGTTCGAGAATCTGCCCGCTCGCATTCCGACGTCGACCGACTCGGTCAGCTCCATCGAGAAGAATCGGCTCTTTTTCCTCTTTCTGGCCGTCTTTATCGAGCTCGGAGCGGTGTTGCTCTACCTGAAACGCAGAAAAACCGAGGTCTGA
- a CDS encoding ClpP family protease, with protein sequence MQEFLTNPVGRDLEEIVKEFSPTRAAIEKNFLEKRHVYLWGAVEDSSARYIVERLLYLESVDPGKDITLFINSPGGVITSGMCIYDTMNMISSDVSTVCMGLAASMGALLLCGGTKGKRYAWPHSRIMIHQPLISGQIVAPAVDIKIHAQEIKKTRDELNRIIAEASGRSIEQVERDTDRDNYMNTKEAIEYGLIDAAFPGY encoded by the coding sequence ATGCAGGAATTCCTCACGAATCCCGTTGGCCGGGACCTCGAAGAAATCGTAAAAGAATTTTCCCCCACGCGAGCCGCGATCGAGAAGAACTTTCTCGAGAAGCGCCATGTGTATCTGTGGGGAGCGGTGGAGGATTCTTCCGCCCGTTACATCGTAGAACGCCTTCTCTATCTTGAAAGCGTCGATCCTGGAAAGGACATCACACTTTTCATCAACAGCCCCGGTGGCGTGATCACATCGGGCATGTGCATCTATGATACGATGAACATGATCTCGTCAGACGTTTCCACCGTTTGCATGGGACTGGCTGCCAGTATGGGCGCCCTGCTTCTCTGCGGAGGAACAAAGGGCAAGCGCTATGCCTGGCCGCACAGCCGCATCATGATACACCAGCCGCTAATCTCGGGGCAGATCGTCGCTCCGGCCGTTGATATCAAGATCCACGCCCAGGAAATCAAGAAGACCCGCGACGAGCTGAACCGCATCATCGCCGAGGCAAGCGGTCGCTCCATCGAGCAGGTCGAGCGTGATACGGATCGCGACAACTACATGAATACGAAAGAGGCCATCGAATACGGCCTGATCGATGCCGCCTTTCCAGGCTACTGA
- a CDS encoding PTS sugar transporter subunit IIA, translated as MNLKDIIPADRIFHYSESPADKYALLEDLMDRTLAGTAFVNKREKILEALLDRERSMSTGIGSGIAIPHCSTQHIEGMLASIAILNEKLPFEAVDDRPVGIVVLLLLSRNDFDRHIKTLAAIARAFNQENLRDAVAATTTADEVVALFEKLG; from the coding sequence ATGAACCTGAAAGACATTATTCCAGCGGATCGTATCTTCCATTACTCTGAATCTCCGGCAGATAAATATGCGCTGCTTGAAGACCTGATGGATCGCACACTTGCCGGTACGGCATTTGTGAACAAGCGCGAGAAGATCCTTGAGGCGCTTCTTGATCGCGAGCGTTCGATGTCGACAGGCATCGGCTCGGGCATCGCCATCCCTCATTGCTCCACGCAGCATATTGAGGGCATGCTCGCTTCCATTGCCATATTGAATGAGAAGCTTCCTTTTGAAGCGGTCGATGATCGTCCCGTCGGTATCGTCGTGCTGCTTTTGCTTTCTCGCAACGATTTCGATCGCCATATCAAGACGCTGGCCGCCATCGCCCGCGCCTTCAATCAGGAAAACCTTCGCGATGCCGTAGCTGCAACGACGACGGCCGACGAAGTAGTGGCGCTTTTCGAAAAACTCGGCTAA
- a CDS encoding indolepyruvate ferredoxin oxidoreductase subunit alpha, which translates to MILPLSFFSRSPVLPEFRIAEREFVNLHIPPRLLLPLKREAITYVPEGEFPRRVQVGEVLARAQGFPLLAPLAGAADLHSDDVIRIRVSGALHAVRIDTQPQFENMQAFLDFCDAHGLFYLDESPVPLSSAIRRAIEGAKSGKLRAFVVSEADAELPLYWKSVFAGQGVERLHLEDLLRGLFPGVHIFRTQTVSDRTDFFHARLLQPAVLIKKALRSRELRSPQSWLEDGVVYLAPPVVHGLIRALFHGEPFTHRPVVFRDFLRRKDTVALLPNGSVPADVFADRLPADGWEAPGQRNESADFLASFSIAIERHAAFYRFRSMKGQIPCTGCRACNDICPVDARPLSLIFDQRRFDRRSCFQCGLCELVCEANIPLSSMIGGLK; encoded by the coding sequence ATGATCCTGCCGCTTTCTTTTTTCAGCCGATCGCCGGTTCTTCCGGAATTCCGTATCGCTGAAAGGGAATTCGTCAACCTTCATATTCCCCCCAGGCTGCTGCTTCCACTGAAGCGCGAGGCGATAACCTATGTGCCTGAGGGGGAATTCCCGCGTCGTGTGCAGGTAGGCGAGGTCCTGGCCAGAGCGCAGGGCTTTCCGCTGCTTGCTCCGCTGGCCGGTGCCGCTGATTTGCATTCTGATGACGTGATTCGCATTCGAGTTTCAGGCGCCCTGCATGCGGTGCGGATCGATACGCAGCCGCAGTTCGAGAATATGCAGGCCTTTCTGGATTTCTGCGACGCTCATGGTCTTTTCTATCTGGATGAATCGCCTGTTCCATTGTCGTCGGCGATACGCAGGGCCATCGAGGGAGCGAAATCAGGAAAGCTGCGGGCCTTTGTTGTCTCTGAGGCCGATGCCGAGCTGCCGCTTTACTGGAAGTCGGTTTTCGCAGGCCAGGGAGTGGAACGACTTCATCTCGAAGATTTGCTGCGAGGCCTTTTCCCTGGTGTTCATATCTTCAGAACGCAGACGGTCAGCGACCGAACGGATTTCTTTCATGCGCGGCTATTGCAACCCGCCGTCCTGATCAAAAAGGCATTGCGTTCACGGGAACTGCGCAGTCCACAGAGCTGGCTTGAAGACGGTGTGGTGTATCTTGCTCCTCCTGTCGTTCATGGCCTCATACGAGCTCTATTTCACGGCGAGCCCTTTACACATCGGCCGGTCGTTTTTCGTGACTTTTTGCGCAGAAAGGATACCGTTGCCCTTTTGCCTAACGGCTCTGTTCCGGCCGATGTCTTCGCTGATCGTCTGCCCGCGGACGGCTGGGAGGCGCCTGGCCAGCGCAACGAAAGCGCCGATTTCCTTGCCAGCTTCTCCATCGCCATCGAACGACATGCAGCGTTCTATCGCTTTCGCAGCATGAAAGGGCAGATCCCCTGTACGGGATGCCGGGCCTGTAACGATATCTGCCCTGTCGATGCCCGCCCGCTTTCTCTAATTTTTGATCAGAGGCGATTTGATCGCCGTAGCTGTTTTCAATGCGGGTTATGCGAACTCGTCTGCGAGGCGAACATTCCGCTTTCGTCCATGATCGGAGGCCTTAAGTGA
- a CDS encoding PilZ domain-containing protein, whose amino-acid sequence MPDFTSDAQLRDPSKQKRRNARIAVRIEAEFRMAGESATHPADLIDLGTGGIGLTARMPLYPGDRLILSFRLEDRYIEASVVVSRASGKNFGVIFEDPDDPAIGHVQDYIQKKFFAR is encoded by the coding sequence ATGCCTGATTTCACCAGCGATGCGCAGCTGCGCGATCCTTCGAAGCAGAAGCGGCGTAATGCACGAATCGCCGTTCGTATAGAAGCGGAGTTTCGCATGGCAGGAGAGTCGGCCACACATCCGGCCGACCTGATCGATCTGGGAACGGGAGGGATCGGTCTGACGGCGCGCATGCCGCTTTACCCTGGCGACCGATTGATCCTGAGCTTTCGTCTTGAAGACCGCTATATTGAGGCGTCCGTTGTGGTCAGCCGGGCCAGCGGAAAGAATTTCGGGGTCATCTTTGAAGATCCGGACGACCCGGCCATCGGACACGTGCAGGATTATATTCAGAAGAAGTTCTTTGCGCGGTAG
- a CDS encoding cellulose synthase family protein, which produces MTDILAILLITVYSIDIIALFVFGIHTYIMVYFYRKNRDYCYSNVDHEPIDLKRVKPANLPDVTVQLPIFNEFYVVDRLIDATLKIQWPKEKLHIQVLDDSTDETKDKVSGIVRALKAQGYRIEHLHRTDRTGHKAGALKAGMEKSESEFIAIFDADFLPAPDILIKTIPYFAEPDVGMVQTRWGHINDDYSMLTMAQSFGIDGHFVVEQVARNGGRMWMNFNGTAGIWRRQCIYDAGNWQADTLTEDFDLSYRAELAGWRFRYFTDIVNPAELPSTIASFKSQQFRWCKGSIQTAVKLVPRILRSSFSKKIKAEAITHLLNYSVHPLMVINILLSLPLLLVDRWTSFKLNSVSIAVLFFAATVLSLSTLGPTFFYIYSQRELYKNWKRRIIWIPILMMIGTGIAISNTKAFIEALMGKKSAFMRTPKYRIESKKDVVKERAMYRQPLDTLVFSELLMGIYGLVTAYFAWAYEKPFIIPFMLIYSAGFLYISVGNILERMQINARFDMRLFQKKEEVVVHD; this is translated from the coding sequence ATGACAGATATTCTTGCCATCCTGCTTATCACTGTATATAGCATCGATATTATCGCTCTTTTCGTCTTCGGTATTCACACCTACATCATGGTCTACTTCTATCGTAAGAACCGTGATTACTGCTACTCCAACGTCGACCACGAGCCCATCGACCTGAAGCGCGTGAAGCCGGCCAACCTGCCCGACGTAACCGTTCAGCTGCCCATCTTCAACGAATTCTACGTCGTCGATCGTCTGATTGATGCCACCCTGAAAATCCAGTGGCCGAAGGAAAAGCTGCATATTCAGGTGCTTGACGATTCCACCGACGAAACGAAAGATAAGGTCTCGGGCATCGTCCGTGCTCTGAAGGCGCAGGGCTACCGAATCGAACATCTGCATCGTACGGACCGCACCGGACACAAGGCCGGCGCCCTCAAGGCCGGCATGGAGAAGAGCGAATCTGAATTCATCGCTATCTTCGATGCCGACTTCTTGCCTGCTCCCGATATTCTCATTAAAACCATCCCCTATTTTGCAGAGCCCGACGTCGGTATGGTGCAAACCCGCTGGGGTCACATCAACGACGACTACTCGATGCTGACGATGGCGCAATCGTTCGGTATCGACGGACATTTTGTCGTCGAGCAGGTCGCTCGAAACGGCGGCCGTATGTGGATGAACTTCAACGGCACGGCCGGCATCTGGCGACGTCAGTGCATCTATGATGCAGGCAACTGGCAGGCCGATACGCTGACCGAAGACTTCGATCTTTCGTACCGTGCCGAGCTGGCCGGTTGGAGATTCCGCTATTTCACCGACATCGTGAATCCGGCAGAGCTTCCCTCGACGATTGCCTCCTTCAAATCGCAGCAATTCCGCTGGTGCAAAGGCTCGATTCAGACGGCTGTGAAGCTGGTGCCGCGCATCCTGCGCTCATCGTTCAGCAAGAAGATCAAGGCCGAGGCCATCACACATCTTCTGAACTACTCCGTGCATCCGCTGATGGTGATCAACATCCTGCTTTCGCTGCCTCTGCTGCTTGTCGATCGCTGGACGTCGTTCAAGCTGAACAGCGTTTCGATTGCGGTGCTGTTTTTTGCCGCTACCGTGCTCAGCCTTTCCACGCTTGGCCCCACGTTTTTCTACATCTATTCACAGCGCGAGCTTTACAAGAACTGGAAGCGTCGCATTATCTGGATTCCCATCCTCATGATGATCGGAACCGGCATCGCCATCTCGAACACAAAGGCCTTTATCGAGGCTCTGATGGGCAAGAAATCGGCCTTCATGCGCACGCCGAAATACCGCATCGAGTCGAAAAAGGATGTGGTGAAAGAGCGTGCTATGTACCGTCAGCCGCTTGATACGCTGGTTTTCAGCGAGCTTCTGATGGGCATCTATGGCCTGGTGACCGCTTACTTTGCATGGGCCTATGAGAAACCTTTTATCATTCCTTTCATGCTGATCTATTCGGCCGGATTCCTCTACATCTCTGTCGGCAATATTCTTGAACGCATGCAGATCAATGCTCGCTTTGATATGCGCCTTTTCCAGAAGAAAGAAGAGGTCGTCGTTCACGATTGA
- a CDS encoding RsmD family RNA methyltransferase — translation MALSPDRTTHVAVQQGSFRGRKIALPPALHGHRHFTSSLMKEAFFQLVEAYRPCAFFDLCAGSGQMAVEALSRGFAPVHCVERDERRFAFLIKELSGFDLSFHKKDFRRMAPVIAEQGGVAFLDVPYSFWNSDGICLHMEEFLLKLRTELEGRSTRVLLAVQAPATVRFSNTEIEQWLFEHGMTQREYRGHTLLVVDLGAS, via the coding sequence ATGGCGCTTTCGCCGGATCGCACCACGCATGTTGCCGTGCAGCAGGGCTCCTTTCGCGGACGCAAGATCGCCCTGCCTCCGGCCCTTCACGGACACAGGCACTTCACGTCATCGCTGATGAAAGAGGCTTTCTTTCAGCTTGTTGAAGCCTATCGTCCCTGTGCATTTTTTGATCTCTGTGCCGGTTCGGGGCAGATGGCCGTTGAGGCATTGAGCCGGGGGTTTGCTCCCGTTCATTGTGTGGAGCGCGACGAGCGACGTTTTGCCTTTTTGATCAAAGAACTTTCCGGATTCGACCTCTCCTTTCATAAAAAGGACTTCAGACGCATGGCCCCTGTAATCGCAGAGCAGGGCGGAGTGGCCTTCCTTGATGTTCCTTACAGCTTCTGGAACTCGGATGGCATCTGTTTGCATATGGAAGAGTTTCTGTTGAAGCTGCGGACGGAACTCGAAGGGCGATCCACCCGTGTGCTGCTTGCCGTGCAGGCTCCGGCCACCGTGCGATTCTCCAACACCGAAATCGAGCAATGGCTCTTTGAGCACGGCATGACACAGCGCGAATACCGCGGGCATACGCTTCTTGTCGTTGATTTGGGTGCGTCGTAG
- a CDS encoding HesA/MoeB/ThiF family protein produces the protein MNRDELSRYSRNILLSEVGRAGQERLKASRVLVIGAGGLGSPLLLYLTAAGIGHIACVESDTLDLTNLQRQILYSSEGVGQSKADLADTRLAALNPEIELTFIRQRLIPANALEIVDGYDLVLDGSDNFPTRFLVNDVCMYRGIPLISGGILRFYGMLMGVEPGKTPCYRCVFEHQPEPGSVPSCSAAGVLGAVAGVIGSLMAAEAIKYLLGFGDESGDVKARKTILGRMLRLDLLTLDQRLTDLPENDECIYCQARKSGNPLFRADDPDYSDIVCAAPFSLELLPPTA, from the coding sequence GTGAATCGAGACGAACTCAGTCGCTACTCCCGTAACATCCTGCTCTCCGAAGTCGGTAGAGCAGGGCAGGAGAGACTGAAGGCGTCTCGTGTTCTCGTCATCGGTGCAGGCGGACTGGGCAGCCCGCTTTTGCTGTATCTGACGGCTGCCGGTATCGGGCATATTGCCTGTGTGGAAAGCGACACGCTTGATCTGACCAATCTACAGAGGCAGATACTCTATTCGAGCGAAGGCGTCGGCCAGAGCAAGGCCGATCTTGCAGATACGAGACTTGCAGCGCTGAACCCTGAGATCGAGCTTACGTTTATTCGACAGAGGCTGATTCCCGCGAACGCCCTTGAGATTGTCGATGGATATGATCTTGTTCTCGACGGCTCCGACAACTTCCCGACGCGATTTCTTGTAAACGACGTCTGCATGTATCGCGGAATTCCGTTGATCAGCGGAGGTATCCTGCGCTTCTATGGAATGCTGATGGGCGTCGAGCCCGGGAAGACCCCCTGCTATCGCTGTGTATTCGAACATCAGCCCGAGCCCGGAAGCGTTCCGTCATGCAGCGCGGCCGGCGTACTGGGCGCCGTTGCCGGCGTGATCGGCTCGCTTATGGCCGCCGAGGCGATAAAGTATCTTCTTGGTTTCGGTGATGAATCCGGTGACGTGAAAGCAAGAAAAACGATTTTAGGGCGCATGCTGCGTCTGGACCTGCTTACGCTGGACCAGCGTCTGACCGATCTTCCAGAAAACGACGAATGTATATACTGCCAGGCTCGAAAAAGCGGAAATCCGCTGTTTCGGGCAGACGACCCGGATTATTCCGATATAGTATGCGCCGCTCCTTTTTCTCTTGAATTGCTTCCGCCTACGGCCTGA
- a CDS encoding chitobiase/beta-hexosaminidase C-terminal domain-containing protein yields the protein MRDCFRVLFHYSIQILSALSIIVLTACTKPIGDRLPEFFLFDSIFPPLYKVSGEVTGLMGQSLILSNADGNTVQLDCLSCPPAQNVPFQFPEGMRTDSRYYVKISSYPSNPTQICDVYQNAGLIDNSHIDNVVVQCEDGYRVSGAVSGLAGSGLVITLNGTQSMTLNAGATAFTFPIPEYVSVDPSYVRVTSQPTNPWQTCQFNIVDGGGNAVADYTSGDVDISGNPIECTTNVKNVSAQIVGLAYDGLQVTINGSPYTYNAGATTTALVPTASGQPYGIFVTASPSGQQCSVVYGGGNGTTTLVQNADIVARIECNTNTYSVAGAITGLTGSGLRIQMTGAYLDTTPYTKSVTPAAGATGYSFAGGLHYGDTISTLTITQQPSSPAQFCSFSSGGTSYSYTGGSVTGNVTLPSVVCSTNTLQGTVSGYSAPSTGLVVRYNDTTTATSQQIALEPGDAFTFPTVIGHSYTLSIVAQPYNPGYDCLFSDNTTTISGTISSSSVTQNISCNPTPPAAFPTISMAGVTNTITFAGPPGAKLCYRTDGGNPACALAAGGTAYSRGGECASGSTQYGGSFTISSTTTFRAVSCLTLSAFDQSAATLYTATVAGTAATPTFSPAGGVYSNDLSVSISSTTAGATIFYNKTGSALGCDGTNAESSFPSGGSISVGATGTTFYAIACKAGMNASSQSSSTYTLQVAAPTIEHDAYGKVTISGTTSGATYRYSTLGANPTCITGTSYTGAFVYPLTKESIRVIGCKASYMPSSVSTRVVRVKADIRVTGLYTGNLDWAEEQNGVTSAYSETGAGSNGALLTTSYPVAGYQYKVRIEQQVTAVPGPRCLIGNGSGDYYIMERVWVPTANFDVSIGCAVFAFKDTPNPFITKTFYVNRCPVGQEWDAIYGGCTGPPGGYKYCAFSDNKCNVGVSGGFYVTSDSPLHSACWGLSHGPYGGWRPFQSAAFLNTLLNLVLGSASARTQSLPGISEGTAYWSGQADGLDATRALYVIAGTPFAGGHIAIKTDLKPLFCQSEDP from the coding sequence ATGAGAGATTGCTTTCGTGTCTTATTCCATTATTCTATTCAAATACTGAGTGCACTGAGCATCATAGTTCTCACAGCTTGCACAAAGCCCATCGGTGATCGTTTACCGGAGTTCTTTCTTTTTGATTCTATCTTTCCTCCTCTTTATAAAGTCAGCGGCGAGGTTACCGGTTTGATGGGTCAATCGCTCATCCTCTCCAATGCAGACGGCAATACGGTGCAGCTTGACTGCCTCTCCTGTCCCCCCGCACAGAATGTACCGTTCCAATTTCCAGAGGGCATGCGCACTGACAGTCGCTACTACGTTAAGATCAGCAGTTATCCGTCGAATCCGACGCAGATCTGCGATGTGTATCAGAACGCAGGTCTTATCGACAATTCTCATATCGATAACGTCGTCGTACAGTGTGAGGACGGCTACCGTGTATCGGGTGCCGTAAGCGGCCTGGCAGGTAGCGGCCTCGTTATCACTTTGAACGGCACACAGAGCATGACCCTGAACGCCGGGGCGACGGCCTTTACCTTTCCCATCCCGGAGTATGTGAGCGTTGACCCCAGTTATGTGCGCGTGACGTCACAGCCGACCAATCCCTGGCAAACCTGTCAGTTTAATATCGTTGATGGCGGCGGCAATGCCGTTGCCGATTATACGTCAGGCGACGTCGATATCTCTGGGAATCCCATCGAATGTACGACGAACGTTAAGAACGTGTCGGCTCAGATTGTGGGATTGGCCTATGACGGGCTTCAGGTCACGATCAACGGATCGCCCTACACCTACAATGCGGGGGCTACGACGACGGCCCTTGTTCCCACGGCGAGCGGTCAGCCCTACGGCATATTCGTAACGGCCTCGCCCTCCGGCCAGCAATGCAGCGTCGTCTATGGAGGCGGCAACGGCACGACAACGCTGGTGCAGAATGCCGATATCGTGGCCCGTATCGAGTGTAATACCAATACCTATTCCGTAGCCGGAGCGATCACCGGCCTGACGGGCAGCGGCCTGCGCATTCAGATGACCGGAGCCTACCTCGATACGACGCCTTATACGAAGTCGGTCACGCCGGCGGCCGGTGCTACAGGCTATTCCTTCGCCGGAGGGCTTCACTATGGCGATACGATTTCGACGCTGACGATCACACAGCAGCCGTCTTCCCCCGCTCAGTTCTGTAGCTTCTCGAGCGGTGGAACGAGTTACTCGTATACAGGAGGTTCCGTTACGGGCAACGTTACCCTTCCTTCCGTTGTATGCAGTACGAATACGCTACAGGGAACGGTGAGCGGTTACTCGGCTCCGTCAACGGGCCTCGTCGTGCGCTACAATGATACGACGACCGCTACAAGTCAACAGATCGCTCTTGAGCCCGGAGATGCCTTTACGTTCCCGACGGTGATCGGTCATAGCTATACGCTGAGCATCGTAGCGCAGCCCTATAATCCTGGCTATGACTGTCTCTTTAGCGACAATACGACGACGATCAGCGGAACAATTTCATCTTCCTCTGTGACTCAGAATATCTCGTGTAATCCGACGCCGCCGGCTGCATTTCCCACGATCTCAATGGCCGGTGTGACGAATACGATCACGTTTGCAGGCCCGCCCGGCGCAAAGCTCTGTTACCGTACCGATGGCGGGAATCCGGCATGTGCCTTAGCGGCGGGCGGTACTGCCTATAGCCGAGGCGGAGAGTGCGCAAGCGGCTCCACACAATACGGCGGAAGCTTTACGATATCGTCTACAACGACATTCCGGGCGGTGAGTTGCCTCACTCTGTCAGCTTTCGATCAATCCGCCGCTACGCTGTATACGGCGACGGTTGCCGGGACGGCGGCGACGCCGACCTTCAGTCCGGCGGGAGGCGTGTACTCGAATGATCTGTCCGTGAGCATATCCTCGACTACGGCCGGAGCAACGATCTTTTACAATAAGACCGGCTCGGCTTTAGGTTGCGACGGCACAAACGCTGAGAGCAGCTTTCCTTCTGGGGGAAGTATTTCCGTTGGAGCCACCGGCACGACGTTTTATGCCATTGCCTGCAAGGCCGGAATGAATGCTTCCTCACAGAGCAGCAGCACCTACACTCTGCAGGTAGCGGCGCCGACGATCGAACACGATGCCTATGGGAAGGTAACAATCTCCGGTACAACATCGGGAGCGACCTATCGATATTCCACCCTGGGCGCCAATCCTACCTGTATAACAGGTACGTCGTATACGGGTGCTTTCGTCTATCCGCTCACAAAGGAGTCGATTCGCGTCATTGGATGCAAGGCCAGCTATATGCCGTCCTCCGTTTCGACGAGAGTCGTTCGAGTTAAGGCTGATATACGCGTAACGGGACTGTATACGGGCAACCTCGATTGGGCTGAGGAGCAGAACGGTGTTACAAGTGCGTACAGCGAAACGGGAGCGGGATCAAACGGAGCATTGCTTACGACGTCCTATCCGGTCGCCGGCTACCAATACAAGGTGCGGATTGAACAGCAGGTTACCGCCGTTCCAGGGCCACGGTGCCTCATCGGGAATGGATCTGGCGACTACTATATTATGGAACGCGTGTGGGTTCCAACGGCCAATTTCGACGTCTCCATTGGATGCGCCGTCTTTGCCTTCAAGGATACTCCCAATCCTTTCATTACCAAAACCTTCTACGTAAATCGCTGCCCTGTCGGCCAGGAGTGGGATGCGATTTACGGAGGATGCACCGGCCCTCCAGGAGGCTACAAATACTGCGCCTTTAGTGACAATAAGTGCAACGTTGGGGTCTCTGGCGGATTCTACGTGACTTCCGACAGTCCTCTTCATTCTGCCTGCTGGGGGCTTTCGCATGGACCGTATGGCGGCTGGAGACCTTTTCAATCGGCCGCCTTTCTGAATACGTTGCTGAATTTGGTGCTTGGTTCTGCATCGGCGCGAACGCAAAGCCTGCCGGGCATTTCTGAAGGCACAGCTTACTGGAGCGGCCAGGCTGATGGATTGGATGCTACGCGGGCCCTCTATGTGATTGCCGGAACTCCATTCGCGGGCGGGCATATCGCCATAAAGACTGATCTCAAGCCTCTTTTCTGCCAGAGCGAGGATCCTTGA
- the mtnB gene encoding methylthioribulose 1-phosphate dehydratase, whose protein sequence is MLATEKRTYPDEALLREKVPALCRNFYQLGWVSGTGGGISVRRDDIVYMAPSGVQKEKITGEDLFILSRQGEILVRPANEALKLTECAPLFSAAYELRDAGAVIHSHSSNVVLATFLAEAVDEGLSELRFTRLEMMKGIQGHGYFDTYVLPVIDNTARECDLTDSLRRAIERYPQSPAVAVRDHGIYVWGRNEDHAKTQAECIDYLCEIAWKRKSIGA, encoded by the coding sequence ATGCTTGCCACTGAAAAACGTACGTATCCCGATGAAGCGCTGCTTCGCGAAAAGGTCCCGGCTCTCTGTAGAAACTTCTATCAGCTTGGCTGGGTCAGCGGCACAGGCGGCGGCATATCGGTTCGCAGAGACGACATCGTTTATATGGCTCCGTCCGGCGTGCAGAAAGAGAAGATCACAGGTGAAGATCTTTTTATTCTCTCGCGTCAGGGAGAGATCCTCGTCAGGCCTGCAAACGAGGCCCTGAAGCTGACCGAATGTGCTCCGCTATTTTCGGCCGCCTATGAGCTGCGCGATGCCGGCGCCGTAATTCACTCGCATTCTTCGAACGTAGTACTCGCCACCTTCCTGGCCGAGGCCGTCGATGAAGGCCTCTCAGAACTGCGCTTTACGCGGCTCGAAATGATGAAAGGCATTCAGGGGCATGGATACTTCGACACCTATGTGCTGCCCGTTATCGACAATACTGCTCGCGAATGTGATCTGACCGACTCACTGCGCAGGGCCATCGAGCGTTATCCGCAGTCGCCGGCCGTCGCCGTACGCGATCATGGCATCTATGTGTGGGGCCGCAACGAAGATCATGCGAAAACGCAAGCAGAGTGTATCGACTACCTGTGCGAGATCGCATGGAAGAGAAAGAGCATTGGAGCGTGA